TGGTCTGGGTGGGGGATTTCGATCGGACTAGGCTGGGTAAGGGTCGAGAGATCGGGGGTGAAATGGGTCGAATTGAGGGCTGAAAATTTAGTCCAATTTTAGTCCAGAGTCTAAAGCAGTCCTTTGAGCGAACGCATAAAAACCTTTCTAGTCAAGAGTTTTAAGAGATTAGAGAGATTTTGAGCGCCTGCGATGACCGCAGAAGTCCAAACCAACCTTCAACACCGCATACGCCCTAAACCTCAAACGGATCCATCAGGGATTCCCTGGCTTCACCCAGTCCACTCCATAGCCTACCCCAGCAGTCCTCAGCCCAAATTTCCTTCAGCAAACCCCGGTCAAATCCGATCGCTCACACCTGTCTTCAACACGATAGTTCCTGATAGAAATGATCGATCGAGTACTGCTCAAATGGAATAGCTTATTTAACGGAAATCTCAAGCTTTTTCTCTAATTCAAACTGAAACGAATCAATTATTAGTTTTAAATGGAAAAATGTTTTGAAGGGGAGAAACTGGCCTTGGGGGATTCAATTAAACTAACTCTATAGATTGCCTCACTTCCAGCCAGCGATCGCGTAAGTTTAGGCAGCGAAAGAGCATCAGATGAAAGCAGGATTCCTTCTTGACAATATTCAAAGTTAGTTCGGGTTAAGCAGCAGGTTGTCAATCTGGAGAGCAGGCGTTGGAGGTGTTGAGAATAGACAATCAATTCACAAATGACGTTGACGAAACAATTGATGGGACTATGATGGGATGGCGAGAATGCTCAATTTGAGAGATATTCTTGAGTGGGTCAATAATCTCTCGATAGTCGACTGTTTCCGAGGCGATAGCTCGTATAGCATGAGGCAAACTAGAGTATGACAACACTTCTAGCTTATCAATTCGCTCTTTTCTTATCCCGAACTAACCTTAGCATTGGTAATTGCTTATTTTTATAAGCTTCTCAAACACTTTCATCGAGTATAATCTGTAAAAATTGTATCGAAAGGCAAGAAACACCAGATTTATGGGCAAGAGAAAGCAACCAAGTCAGCCGAACAGTCAGGAACCACAGAAAATTTCATCTACAGAACGGGGAATTGCGCTTGGTTTAGTTTGTGTTGTCGTCATAGTATTCATTTTTGTGTTACTTTATCCAACGGCAATGGACTCTGGCAAATTGGCAATCGTTAGGTTTTTCGCTGCATTCTTATCCGGTTTGTCAGGATACTTGTTCGCAGGTGATCTAGGTTTGGAAGCAAGGCTGCCGATTAGTAAAGTAACATTGCGAGCTACAGGGGCATTCGCAGCATTTGTCATTGTATTATCTCTCTTCTTTGTTGGTCTTCCCAACCCCGATAACACTAATAAAATCAACCCTGGCAGTAGTATTAAAGCCAGGTATCTGACAACGGTTAATGATTACCCAACTTTAGCTCTTACATTGCTTAAGCCTTCAATTAATGATAAATTTATTTCAGCTGTGCTATCTGAAATCTTAGGAACTGAGAGAACTCCTGCTGTCTATACTAAGAGTCCTGCTTTTGAAAGTATAGAAAAGTTTAAGTTGGAAACTGGGAACGAAAAAACAATTCATGAGCAAAATAGGTATCAATACTTGCTTTATAAGCAAGGTAGTGAAGCTCTTAGTTCTATTAAAGCTATCGATCTTGCAAAAAAGCAACCATCAAAGCGTAATTTTCAGATGGAGATGTACAAGGGAGAAGATTCAACTTATGCATTTCACTATGCACCTGTGTCATTGCCATTACAGCAAAATGAGGAGGATAGTAAATTCACCATAATCTTAAAGCGTTTGATTAGTCAAAGTAAAAAGGATAGCTTAGTAGCTCAGTTTCCTCAACTTTCAGCTTTTTCAGAACAAGGTATTAGAGATGACTACAGTTATAAATTTAGCCCAAGCTTAAAATCAGACTGGATTGAGAAAATTATTCGAAATAATCCAAATTTTCGAGGCTTTTTTACTTTTCTATATCCTTATGCAAAGAACTTGAATGAAGTGTACCAGTTCTTATTGGGATGTAGAGAAACGAGAGATTTAATAGATAGGCTAATGCCTTCACCTTATGTCAAATTTCTAGACATAGAGAACACCAGTGAAGCAGTTGTTAGATTAGATTCTATATCTGTTCAAGAAGTTCAACGAAACCCATACGAGCTTACGACTGTTGATAATCGAGAAAAAGTTTTCCAAGTTTCTAGCCGGAAAAGCTTGTCTCTTGATATGAGCGTTGCTCCTAAGGAGCATTTATTTATTCCTGTAGAGTTTGGATTTGATACTTCTTCCCAAACTAAGAAGTTAAAATCGTTTTATGAAGTTTCTACAGATGAATACAAGAGGGATCTTAAATTAACGCAACTATATATGGCGCAACCAACATTAGAGCAAAAATATAACTCTTTATGTGGAAGAGGATTAAAATCTATAGAATCATCTATAGAGTGTTTAAAAACTCTATCCTCAAGTATGAGCTTTACTCAAAGCTTTGTAGAAAAAATAGAGTCACTAGATCGTGTGTTAGAGAGGATACCCAAACAAATTGCAGTTGGCTCCATTTGGGTAGTTGAGTCTATTTCAATTAATAATGCTAATATTAAAATTCCATCTCCAAAGCAAGAACCGCCTTTTCTGATACAAGCTGTATTCAATGAAGGAAGTTGTCCTTATCTGTTGGTCTACAATCCTGAGAAAAAGGACTGGGTAGAGTTTGGAACTATCATAACTGGTAGGAATTCAAAAAGTCTTCAAGGTTATGACGAGTTATTTATAGGTCAGCCATCAGGCGAAAATATTCGAATCAAGATAGAGGAAAGAGAGAAAGAGATTTCTTATATTGACTCCATTGCTTTAGCTTATATTGACCCATCCACTAACGATATTAGGCGGATTTATTCGACACAACCTAACCTATCCAAAGTAGATGGTCAGTATATTGTTCTTGAGCAAGGAAAGTCTTTAGAATTGTCTTTTAAAAATTTAATTCCACCTGGAACTTCAAACATCAAATTAGAGGTGAATGGTTACTATAAAGTTGTTGAGTAAAATGATTTTGTGTTATTAGAAATAGTTCAAAAAACTACAATTATGTAAGAAAAACGAACTGAGATGTTAATCTCAAAGTTACAGCAGATTACGTAACGATAAAGAGCAGATACAAAGCCTGAAGCCTTTTATGCTGTAGGCTGCATCGATTCAGTCAAGCAAAGGGCTGTATGCTGTGGAACTTGACATACCCGATTTTTTATGAAGATCGCTTACCCCTCCCCCCGATCGGAACCAACCGACAGCCCTCCGGCACCCACTGCCAAAGCGCCTTCAACTCCCTCGGTTCCGGCCTCGCCCCCAACCCCAACCGCGCCAAAACCACCCGAATAATCACCCCATTAAACTGCGGCGGAAACCGAAACTGCTCCTGGGCGTGATCCAGAAAAAACGTCTTGTAATACTTCCCCAACCGATCCTCCAGCGCCGCAATCCGCCCCAACAAAGGCTCCACCTCCCCCAACCGATCGCGGTGCCCATGCAACAGCAACTCCGCCGCATTATTAAAATGCATCCCCTCATCCTGAATCAGATGCTGCCCCACCTTTTGGAGCACAGGCCCAAAATAACCATAATATTCCCGCAAATCCCGGCGATAGGAATACACCGAACCCATCTCATCAAACATCATCGTCACCAGGATCGTAAATTCATCCTGCAACACCATTACGATCGGTTCAATCTCATGTACCCGATCGTGAAACTGTCGATCCATCGCCCCATAACTGACCCCAGACAACCCATGGTAAACCCGACGTAACGCTTCGTAATGCTTCGTTTCATCGTTTAACCAGAGTGCCAGCATCCCCAGAAATTCTGACGAAAACTCCGATCGACGCACCATCAAATAATCGTACAAAACCCCTGCATCCGCTTCCGAAAACACATCCCGCCCCAGCAGCCGACAAAAATTCTCCAAAACCCCCGGCGGTGCAGTCCGCAAATACGAGTCCGGCACCTGGTAATCACGGGGCAACACCTGATCTAGATCCCATTGATTTTGGCTAATTTTGCAATCTGCATATTGCCCTATGCTCATAGTGGTAATCCCGGTGGTAATCCCAAATTGAGTTGTAATCGCCCCCCTAGGGAATGTATAACCCTGCATCCGAAACAATATGCGGAATAATCAAACAATGCCGCCCCGTAATCCGTGACGTATCTCCCCGAATCACAATACCCGCCGCCGCCCCATCGATCGCCCAACTGCCCACCACATAGTAATAGCCAAACGCCTGCGGCAATTCAACATATTCCTGAATAATAAACCCCTCCCGGCCATACCCCAGACTGGGCCGCGACTCCAACGCCCCACCCCCCGTCTCGATCGAAATACCCACCCCTTCCATGCCCAGCAACGGCTTCTTCACAGACATCCCCATCAACAAACGGGTCGCCTCCACCGATACATCATCCTCAAAATACGTCGGCAGCAAATACCGTCGATCGGGCGAATCCTTAAAACACTCCCACAGCAACGCCAAGGCACCCTTATTCGACAAAACCTGCTTCCACAGCGGCTCAATCACCTTGACCTCCGCCGTTGCCAACTGCCGCACCAACGCCTCCGTCACCCCCAGATTAGCCACATCACTTTGAATATCCGACCAATCGTAAATCTTCCAGAGCACCGGAATTCGCTGATTCACCGCATCAATAAAATAGCCCTCCTCATCCAGACCCAGCCCCCGCTGCACCTCATTGCCCTGCTCATCCCGCAACCCACGCAAATAGAGAATCTGCACATAGATATTTGGATCAACCTCATCGTGCAGAATCTGAATCAACTGCATCGCCATTTCCGCATCTTCTTCCAGATTTTCATCCACCAGAAACGTGATGCCCGTTTTCCTCAGATCATAGTCCTCTGCAATCCGTCGCCATTGTCCCGCCACATGTTCCCAAAAATCATTAAACTGATTCGCATCACTGGGTAAGGGATAATCACTATGTTGGTAATTGCGTTGATAATCCACATACCAATTCCATTGATACACCGTCTCCGCACCCAACAGCGGCGTCTCCCCATTAATTTCCAGTAACTTGATCTGGCCCTCCTCCGTCACCGCCAAATCAAACCGCGTCAACAACGACAAATCCTCCACCGGATCGCACCGATCCCAACTGTCTTTAATTACCTGCCAGTAGGGAGCCGGAATGCGCAACCGCTCTAACCGTCGATCGACCGCACCATAGACCTCATCCGTGAAAAACCAGTCCAGAAACGTCACACACATTTCCCACAGCCGTTCCGTCGCCACCGCGATCGCCGTTTCTTCCGTGGTGTGAAACTGCATCGCAAAGGGTTCCGGCAACGCTTCAACCCAATATTTCTGCGCCGCATCACTCAGCACATCCGCCTGGTAAGCGTGTTCCCGGATATGGTTTTGCCAGCCCGATCGTCGAGCCACCCGAATTGCCTTCACCTACTTACCTCCCCGCCCCGTACTCTTATAACTAGAACCAAACCCCGATTGACTTCTGCCCGTAATCGTCCCCTTGGCCGCCGTACCCGCAGGCCGACTCGGAGCCGCAAAGCCCGTGTGGGCAGGAACCATCACCGATCCAGATGATGTGCGGGAGACCGGATCTCCATTGGGTGTCACCACTTCCCCTGGATTGAGCCCGCTATAGACCGTGTGGGGCGGATAAAACCGCGACCCCGACCCGGTATTGACCGGACTTTCACTGGGTGAATTCGGATTCCCTTCGGGATAGATATAAGCCCCCCCAAAGCGGGGACGATAGCCCCCATGACTGGAACTAGACTGGGTTCCGTCAGAATAGGGTTCACACTGCACACCCTCCGCTTGGCAATCGGTCAGACTCTTATAGACCGGAGCATGCCGATCGTGCTCGGCTCGGGCCGCCCGCATCTGCCCTTCACAATCCTCCGGTTTCAGCGCTGGGGGTTTCAACGGGGGGTGCACTTGGGGGGAAGGGGTTCCCGCCGCAGTCGGCTGAGCCTGCGCTGCCTTCAGTCGAGCGGCATAGAGATCCTGCTGGCGTTTCGCATCCACCTCACACTGCGCCTTATTTTCATAGAACAGCGCCGGAACCATCGGAGCCGCCGCCTCA
The Alkalinema sp. FACHB-956 DNA segment above includes these coding regions:
- a CDS encoding DUF1190 domain-containing protein, which encodes MNAQNSQNSQSPRSQSQASPQLRSIRRQQIQTYLAISAFIAAQLVAGCNDAGDEAAAPMVPALFYENKAQCEVDAKRQQDLYAARLKAAQAQPTAAGTPSPQVHPPLKPPALKPEDCEGQMRAARAEHDRHAPVYKSLTDCQAEGVQCEPYSDGTQSSSSHGGYRPRFGGAYIYPEGNPNSPSESPVNTGSGSRFYPPHTVYSGLNPGEVVTPNGDPVSRTSSGSVMVPAHTGFAAPSRPAGTAAKGTITGRSQSGFGSSYKSTGRGGK
- a CDS encoding glutathionylspermidine synthase family protein, coding for MKAIRVARRSGWQNHIREHAYQADVLSDAAQKYWVEALPEPFAMQFHTTEETAIAVATERLWEMCVTFLDWFFTDEVYGAVDRRLERLRIPAPYWQVIKDSWDRCDPVEDLSLLTRFDLAVTEEGQIKLLEINGETPLLGAETVYQWNWYVDYQRNYQHSDYPLPSDANQFNDFWEHVAGQWRRIAEDYDLRKTGITFLVDENLEEDAEMAMQLIQILHDEVDPNIYVQILYLRGLRDEQGNEVQRGLGLDEEGYFIDAVNQRIPVLWKIYDWSDIQSDVANLGVTEALVRQLATAEVKVIEPLWKQVLSNKGALALLWECFKDSPDRRYLLPTYFEDDVSVEATRLLMGMSVKKPLLGMEGVGISIETGGGALESRPSLGYGREGFIIQEYVELPQAFGYYYVVGSWAIDGAAAGIVIRGDTSRITGRHCLIIPHIVSDAGLYIP